A window from Drosophila yakuba strain Tai18E2 chromosome 3L, Prin_Dyak_Tai18E2_2.1, whole genome shotgun sequence encodes these proteins:
- the LOC6533974 gene encoding uncharacterized protein LOC6533974 → MPQGKFKKAKLPASIQKKKNQKQAAFTRRSNAPIQAKKAKFNETQKIKSVISKSVNKSVESELRSRAHEGYIQLSKAQEAVAKHHASQAKAAAAASTAKSAE, encoded by the exons ATGCCACAGGGAAAATTCAAGAAAGCCAAGCTGCCCGCATCGatacagaaaaagaaaaaccaaaagcagGCTGCCTTCACCCGCCGTTCAA ATGCGCCCATACAGGCGAAAAAGGCCAAGTTCAATGAGACGCAGAAGATCAAGTCCGTCATCTCGAAGTCGGTCAACAAGAGCGTGGAGAGCGAACTGCGATCCCGCGCCCACGAGGGATACATCCAGTTGAGCAAGGCCCAGGAGGCGGTGGCCAAGCACCACGCCTCCCAGGCGAAGGCGGCTGCGGCGGCCAGTACCGCCAAGTCCGCGGAATAG